One window of Medicago truncatula cultivar Jemalong A17 chromosome 2, MtrunA17r5.0-ANR, whole genome shotgun sequence genomic DNA carries:
- the LOC11434322 gene encoding uncharacterized protein: MMSSNSSINGFYNMLNQGLIDLHQTFISHNFMSFQFLSQVISSLQSFHSQLTLLVRKLRLPVGGKWLDEYMDESSRLWDSCHVLKSAISGIDNYYSSATNIVSSLHGYYHHVTPEFSRQVIRAINVCQREILGMEEENKNLTETRIQQLSQCLNQNTNICSNSNSKLNGFSGFRGVLFAMRSVSSLLLMILLSGLAYCWSSSCFHHEGQMVSMEMLQQKVAEEIDNNDGQGILLFEFQKAKIAMEELKVELENITYGGNEIQEKVENVKNCFGLLRCGVDTITGQLDDFFDEIVEGRKKLFGHV, translated from the exons ATGATGAGTTCTAATTCTTCCATAAATGGCTTCTACAACATGCTTAACCAAGGACTCATTGACCTCCACCAAACCTTCATCTCTCATAATTTCATGTCTTTCCAATTCCTTTCACAAGTTATCTCATCTCTACAATCCTTCCATTCCCAACTCACCCTTTTGGTCCGCAAGCTTAGGTTACCTGTTGGAGGAAAATGGCTTGATGAATACATGGATGAAAGCTCAAGACTTTGGGATTCTTGCCATGTACTCAAATCTGCCATTTCTGGAATTGATAACTATTACTCTTCTGCCACTAATATAGTTTCCTCTTTACATGGTTACTACCATCATGTTACTCCTGAATTTTCACGTCAG GTTATTCGCGCTATAAATGTTTGTCAGAGGGAGATTTTAGGAATGGAGGAGGAAAACAAGAACTTAACAGAAACAAGGATTCAACAATTATCTCAGTGTCTAAACCAAAACACGAACATCTGTtcgaattcaaattcaaaactaAATGGATTCAGTGGTTTCAGAGGTGTTCTTTTTGCAATGAGGAGTGTTAGTTCATTACTTCTGATGATTCTGCTTAGTGGACTTGCTTATTGTTGGTCTTCCTCTTGTTTTCACCATGAAGGACAAATGGTTTCAATGGAAATGTTGCAACAAAAAGTGGCAGAAGAAATAGACAACAATGATGGACAAGGGATTCTTttgtttgaatttcaaaaagCAAAGATTGCAATGGAAGAATTAAAAGTGGAGTTGGAGAATATAACATATGGTGGTAATGAGATTCAAGAAAAAGTTGAGAATGTGAAGAATTGTTTTGGATTATTGAGATGTGGTGTAGACACTATCACAGGACAACTTGATGATTTCTTTGATGAAATAGTTGAAGGAAGGAAGAAGCTTTTTGGACATGTGTAG
- the LOC11433857 gene encoding potassium channel AKT2/3 → MESNFSSYNPHDLASSLKRKPHDHDVKEEDYYTSSSSFNLRNVSKLILPPLGVSKQNSVSSKGWIISPMDSRYRCWESFMVILVAYSAWVYPFEVAFMHSSTNRKLYIVDNIVDLFFAVDIVLTFFVAYVDGTTHLLVRDSKKIVVRYLSTWFIMDVASTIPYEAIGYFLTGKHKLSLPYYLLGMLRFWRIRRVKQFFTRLEKDIRFNYFWVRCARLLSVTLFSVHCAGCLYYMLADMYPHEGKTWIGAVIPNFRETSPRIRYISAIYWSITTMTTVGYGDLHAVNTMEMIFIIFYMLFNLGLTAYLIGNMTNLVVEGTRRTMEFRNSIEAASNFVCRNRLPPRLKEQILAYMCLRFKAESLNQHQLIEQLPKSICKGICQHLFFPTVEKVYLFKGVSKEILLSLVAKMKAEYIPPKEDVIMQNESPDDVYIIVSGEVEVIDSIIEKERILGTLTIGDMFGEVGALCCRPQNFTYRTKTLTQLLRLKTNNLIEAMQIKKEDNILILKNFLQHFKQLKDLSIKDLMVENVEEDDPNMAVNLLTVASTGNAAFLEELLRAGLDPDIGDSKEKTPLHIAASNGHEECVKVLLKHTCNIHIKDMNGDTALWYAIASKHHSIFRILYQLSALSDPYTAGNLLCTAAKRNDITVMNELLKQGLNIDSKDRHGMTAIQIAMSENHVEMVQLLVMNGADVTDVHVHEFSASILNEIMQKREIGHLINVSEVMPSEFVLKVQNQEEHKQIWGRYNGLECPRVSIYRGHPVVRRERGFIEAGKLIRLPDSLEKLKTIAGEKFGFDAKDTMVTNEEGAEIDCIDVIRDNDKLFFVEEAIDA, encoded by the exons ATGGAGAGCAATTTCAGTTCATATAATCCTCATGACTTAGCCTCTAGCTTGAAGAGAAAGCCCCATGATCATGATGTTAAAGAAGAAGATTATTatacatcatcttcatctttcaatCTAAGGAATGTTTCAAAGCTCATTCTTCCACCACTTGGTGTTTCAAAACAGAATTCAGTTTCCTCAAAAGGCTGGATCATATCCCCAATGGATTCTAGATACAG GTGTTGGGAGAGTTTTATGGTTATTTTGGTAGCTTATTCTGCATGGGTTTATCCCTTTGAAGTTGCTTTCATGCACTCTTCTACAAATAGGAAACTCTACATTGTGGACAATATTGTTGATCTTTTCTTCGCTGTTGATATTGTTTTGACATTCTTCGTCGCATACGTAGATGGAACAACTCATCTACTTGTCAGagattccaaaaaaattgttgtcaG GTACTTGTCAACATGGTTCATAATGGATGTGGCATCAACTATACCATATGAAGCAATAGGTTACTTTTTAACTGGCAAACACAAATTGAGTCTGCCTTACTACCTCTTAGGAATGCTCAGATTTTGGAGAATTAGACGTGTCAAGCAATTCTTCACAAG GCTTGAGAAAGACATCAGGTTCAACTATTTCTGGGTCAGATGTGCCAGGCTTCTTTCT GTAACACTTTTTTCAGTTCATTGTGCTGGGTGCCTCTATTACATGCTAGCTGATATGTACCCTCATGAAGGAAAGACATGGATTGGAGCTGTGATTCCAAACTTCAGAGAGACAAGCCCTCGGATTAGATATATTTCAGCAATTTATTGGTCCATCACTACCATGACAACTGTTGGTTATGGTGATCTTCATGCTGTCAACACCATGGAAatgattttcattattttctacATGCTCTTCAACCTTGGACTAACTGCTTACTTGATTGGTAACATGACgaatcttgttgttgaaggaacTCGCCGCACCATGGAATTT AGAAACAGCATCGAAGCAGCATCAAACTTTGTGTGCCGAAATCGATTGCCTCCAAGGTTAAAAGAGCAGATCCTGGCTTACATGTGTTTGAGATTTAAGGCAGAGAGCTTGAATCAACATCAACTAATTGAACAGCTACCGAAGTCAATATGCAAAGGCATTTGCCAGCATTTGTTTTTTCCAACTGTTGAGAAAGTCTATCTCTTCAAAGGCGTCTCAAAAGAAATCCTTTTGTCCCTA GTTGCAAAAATGAAGGCAGAGTACATACCACCTAAAGAGGATGTTATCATGCAAAATGAATCACCGGATGATGTTTACATTATAGTGTCGGGAGAAGTAGAGGTCATTGATAGTAttatagagaaagagagaattTTAGGCACTCTAACAATAGGAGACATGTTTGGAGAAGTTGGTGCACTTTGTTGTAGGCCTCAAAATTTTACATACAGAACCAAGACTCTAACACAGCTTCTGAGGCTGAAAACCAATAATCTTATAGAAGCAATGCAGATTAAAAAAGAAGACAATATACTAATACTCAAAAATTTCCTTCAG CATTTCAAGCAGCTTAAGGATTTGAGTATCAAAGATTTAATGGTGGAAAATGTGGAGGAAGACGATCCTAACATGGCTGTGAATTTGTTAACTGTGGCCAGCACAGGCAATGCTGCTTTTCTCGAGGAGCTTCTAAGAGCTGGTTTGGATCCCGACATAGGAgactcaaaagaaaaaactccaTTG CACATAGCTGCATCAAATGGGCACGAAGAGTGTGTTAAAGTCTTGCTTAAGCATACGTGCAACATACATATAAAAG ATATGAATGGTGACACTGCACTATGGTATGCTATAGCATCAAAACATCACTCAATATTCAGGATCCTCTATCAGCTATCTGCTCTTTCTGATCCATACACGGCAGGAAATCTCCTATGTACAGCAGCAAAAAGAAATGATATAACAGTAATGAATGAGCTTTTAAAGCAAGGATTAAACATTGACTCGAAAGATCGACATGGCATGACAGCTATCCAAATTGCTATGTCAGAAAATCATGTGGAGATGGTTCAGTTGCTTGTAATGAACGGCGCAGATGTTACTGATGTACATGTTCATGAATTTTCTGCATCCATCttaaatgaaattatgcagaaacgtGAAATCGGACATCTAATTAATGTGAGTGAGGTCATGCCTAGTGAGTTTGTATTAAAGGTGCAAAATCAAGAAGAACATAAGCAGATTTGGGGAAGATATAATGGACTAGAGTGTCCAAGAGTAAGCATATATAGAGGTCACCCTGTAGTGAGAAGAGAAAGAGGTTTCATTGAAGCTGGAAAGTTAATAAGGTTGCCTGATTCATTAGAGAAGCTCAAAACTATTGCAg GTGAAAAATTTGGGTTTGATGCAAAAGATACAATGGTGACAAATGAAGAAGGAGCAGAAATAGATTGTATTGATGTTATCAGAGATAATGACAAACTGTTTTTTGTTGAAGAGGCTATTGATGCATAA